Proteins from one Ochotona princeps isolate mOchPri1 chromosome Y, mOchPri1.hap1, whole genome shotgun sequence genomic window:
- the LOC131478731 gene encoding heat shock transcription factor, Y-linked-like, with product MCCERRSLSPDILVETPEGHQLFLEDTHLRSVIEEEAFKLLSQHSLLDRPSSPSDGFSHQEQNNQHVLGFPRKLWQIVESPEFKSIWWGEGGTCIVIDVERFQTEVLEMKGHFRIFETCNMKSFVRQLNLYGFRKMQSTFQRSASLFHFMPECHDVLGTSKLYFFHHPHFKQGCPQLLRHVLRRVSIKKKYQPLESSLQNQPNESPRAQEVLAKNNENARYHVMVPYYHIEKVD from the exons ATGTGCTGTGAGCGGCGATCTCTGAGCCCAGACATTCTCGTGGAAACTCCAGAAGGGCACCAGCTATTCCTAGAGGATACTCACCTAAGGTCTGTGATTGAAGAAGAGGCCTTTAAGCTTTTATCCCAGCACTCCTTGCTGGACAGACCGTCTTCTCCTAGCGATGGATTCAGTCACCAGGAACAGAATAACCAGCATGTTCTGGGGTTTCCTAGAAAACTTTGGCAAATAGTGGAAAGCCCTGAATTCAAATCGATTTGGTGGGGCGAAGGAGGAACCTGCATCGTGATAGATGTAGAACGATTTCAGACAGAAGTTTTAGAGATGAAAGGCCATTTCAGAATCTTTGAAACGTGCAACATGAAGAGCTTTGTGCGACAGCTTAACCTTTATGGATTCAGGAAGATGCAGTCAACCTTTCAGAGATCGGCTTCCCTATTCCACTTTATGCCGGAATGTCATGATGTCTTAGGGACAAGCAAG TTGTATTTCTTCCATCACCCACATTTCAAACAAGGCTGTCCTCAGCTCTTACGACACGTTCTAAGAAGAGTGAGCATTAAGAAGAAATACCAGCCATTGGAATCCTCACTTCAAAATCAGCCCAATGAGTCACCTCGAGCACAGGAAGTTTTAGcaaagaataatgaaaatgcaA GGTATCATGTCATGGTACCCTACTACCATATTGAGAAGGTAGATTGA